In Archocentrus centrarchus isolate MPI-CPG fArcCen1 chromosome 21, fArcCen1, whole genome shotgun sequence, the following are encoded in one genomic region:
- the nck2a gene encoding cytoplasmic protein NCK2a has protein sequence MTEEVIVVAKWDYTAQQDQELDIRKNERLFLLDDSKTWWRVRNASNQTGYVPSNYVERKNSLKKGSLVKNIKDTLGLGKTKRKTSARDASPTPSSDTEYPSNGSGGGGVGIGAAERIYDLNIPAIVKFTYVAERDDELTLVKGSKVIVMEKCSDGWWRGNLGGRVGWFPSNYVQEELGVADDGGEGDSSRGHLGGSQGTLLANGRAGGRGGVLHLVQTLYPFSSVTEEELNFEKGEIMEVVEKPENDPEWWRCKNSRGMVGLVPKNYVMVLDERPGLPSSTSSSPQNRLLAPARSGRFAGRDWYYGNITRHQAECVLNERGEEGDFLIRDSESSPSDFSVSLKAVGKNKHFKVQLSDGVYCIGQRRFNSMDELVEHYKKAPIFTSEHGEKLYLVKALP, from the exons ATGACAGAGGAGGTGATTGTTGTAGCCAAGTGGGACTACACGGCCCAGCAGGACCAGGAACTTGACATCCGTAAAAATGAGCGTCTCTTCCTCCTGGACGACTCAAAGACCTGGTGGCGTGTCCGCAACGCCTCCAACCAAACGGGGTATGTGCCATCAAACTACGTCGAGCGCAAGAACAGCCTGAAGAAAGGCTCGCTTGTGAAGAACATCAAAGACACTCTGG GTTTGGGAAAAACTAAGAGGAAGACAAGTGCCCGTGATGCTTCCCCAACACCAAGCTCAGACACAGAGTACCCTTCTAATGGCAGCGGGGGTGGAGGGGTCGGAATCGGAGCTGCAGAGAGAATCTACGACCTCAATATCCCCGCTATAGTTAAGTTTACCTACGTAGCAGAGAGGGATGATGAGCTGACCCTGGTTAAGGGCTCTAAAGTGATCGTGATGGAGAAGTGCAGTGACGGCTGGTGGCGGGGTAATCTAGGGGGACGTGTAGGCTGGTTTCCCTCCAATTATGTCCAAGAGGAGCTCGGAGTGGCAGATGATGGAGGAGAGGGAGATTCCTCGCGGGGCCATCTTGGAGGTTCTCAAGGAACTTTGTTGGCAAATGGGCGCGCCGGTGGCCGTGGTGGAGTTCTTCACCTGGTTCAAACACTCTACCCCTTCAGCTCTGTGACGGAGGAGGAGCTAAACTTTGAGAAGGGAGAAATCATGGAAGTGGTGGAGAAGCCTGAGAACGACCCCGAGTGGTGGAGGTGTAAGAACTCACGTGGTATGGTGGGCCTGGTACCTAAAAACTATGTGATGGTGCTGGACGAGCGGCCCGGCCTGCCCTCCTCCACGTCGAGCTCCCCACAGAATCGCCTCCTGGCACCGGCACGCTCGGGGAGGTTTGCCGGGAGGGACTGGTACTACGGCAACATCACCAGACACCAGGCCGAGTGTGTACTCAAcgagagaggagaagagggtGACTTCCTCATACGAGACAGCGAGTCATCG cccagtgatttctctgtgtctctgaaGGCGGTGGGTAAGAATAAGCACTTTAAAGTGCAGCTGTCAGACGGAGTATACTGTATTGGCCAGCGCAGGTTTAACTCCATGGATGAACTAGTGGAGCATTACAAGAAAGCGCCCATCTTCACCAGCGAACATGGGGAGAAGCTGTACCTGGTCAAAGCGCTGCCGTGA
- the otos2 gene encoding otospiralin-like, whose protein sequence is MHAPYVSALLSFLLLSFLLPAAEGSEAAGGRQEREKRSLPYWGLWSSDFYGWLEELRAQAADSGMQDLARTFWAHFPISRELGYDSPEPEPEPEE, encoded by the exons ATGCATGCTCCGTACGTGTCAGCGctgctctcttttcttcttctgagcTTCCTGCTTCCTGCAG CAGAGGGGAGCGAAGCAGCTGGCGGGAGGCAGGAGAGGGAGAAGCGAAGCTTGCCATACTGGGGCCTGTGGTCTTCTGACTTTTATGGATGGTTGGAGGAGTTACGAGCCCAGGCAGCCGATAGCGGGATGCAGGATCTGGCTCGCACCTTTTGGGCTCACTTCCCCATCAGCAGAGAGCTGGGCTACGACAGTCCCGAGCCCGAGCCTGAACCTGAGGAGTGA